The Dyella caseinilytica genome has a window encoding:
- a CDS encoding LysR family transcriptional regulator yields MDNADNLVDLYLLTLVVEAGGFSAAAQRAGTTKSRLSRRIIELEERLGAQLLHRNARRFSVTAVGEQVYRHALLIREAAAAAEAAASEIKDSPGGHVRVHADSRLLPLLEGMLEGFSRQRPHTRISATQSDDGIGALLEQRADVVLCMDDALPDSADIVARALGSVRHVVVASPRLLAQADLPEHPDLIPDQHYLSHVAATPSRQQTLTSRRRPSPRFVSNNASTLLAAARAGMGYAQLPLYLCYADLQEGSLRTAFESHDPPSLPLHALTLQERAMSQAAVSFVQFARRHLALSQAPGITPVNKLD; encoded by the coding sequence GTGGATAACGCAGACAATCTGGTGGACTTATATCTATTGACGCTGGTGGTGGAAGCCGGCGGCTTCTCTGCCGCGGCGCAACGCGCAGGCACCACCAAGTCGAGACTTAGCCGCCGGATCATCGAACTGGAGGAGCGGTTGGGCGCGCAACTCCTGCATCGAAATGCACGCCGCTTCTCCGTCACAGCAGTCGGAGAACAAGTTTATAGGCACGCCTTATTGATTCGTGAAGCTGCAGCTGCCGCAGAAGCCGCCGCCAGTGAAATAAAAGACTCTCCCGGCGGCCACGTACGCGTCCATGCAGATAGTCGATTGTTGCCATTGCTGGAGGGCATGCTGGAAGGATTTTCGCGTCAGCGCCCGCACACCAGGATCAGCGCCACACAGAGTGATGATGGCATCGGTGCCTTGCTGGAACAGCGCGCGGACGTCGTGCTCTGCATGGACGACGCACTACCTGATAGTGCCGATATCGTCGCGCGTGCACTGGGTAGCGTGCGCCACGTGGTGGTGGCCAGTCCTCGATTGCTGGCACAAGCGGACCTGCCGGAACATCCGGACTTGATACCTGATCAGCATTACCTTAGCCATGTCGCCGCAACACCGTCACGGCAACAGACTCTCACGTCGCGCCGGCGGCCATCTCCACGCTTCGTTAGCAACAATGCATCAACGTTGCTGGCAGCAGCCAGGGCCGGCATGGGCTACGCGCAGTTACCCCTCTATCTCTGCTACGCCGATCTCCAGGAAGGCTCCCTGCGCACGGCATTCGAATCGCACGATCCGCCGTCGCTGCCATTGCATGCGCTGACCTTACAGGAACGGGCGATGAGCCAGGCCGCCGTGAGCTTCGTGCAGTTTGCGCGGCGGCATCTTGCGCTTTCACAGGCGCCAGGTATCACCCCGGTTAATAAGCTTGATTGA
- a CDS encoding response regulator transcription factor produces MPIHTADARRKGLAVRRSGGGGTMLAQNQPLILVIDDRPEEIRAVTELFRNEQLRVSVATDMRQGYERAVALMPDLILLDVRMPHVDGLAGSRLLKESPRTRDIPIIFLSSAGAQDERLEGLLHGAVDYVLKPCLPAEVLARVRIHLRRAPRTVVPEPSTPPALLSPDEVILRAAMRFIGANLAKLPSLAEIAHKVGTHDKKLSAIFRQYLGMTVFAWIRDERLRRGRELLADSRMSMQDVAEQVGFRSACNFTTAFRERMGVTPSAFRQRQRERSVDTAD; encoded by the coding sequence ATGCCCATTCACACAGCTGACGCACGCCGCAAAGGGCTTGCCGTGCGCCGGTCAGGGGGTGGCGGCACGATGTTGGCGCAAAATCAACCACTTATTTTGGTTATTGATGATCGGCCCGAGGAAATTCGCGCGGTGACCGAGTTGTTTCGTAACGAGCAGTTACGCGTTAGCGTGGCCACCGATATGCGGCAAGGTTACGAGCGCGCTGTGGCACTGATGCCCGATCTGATCCTGTTGGACGTGCGAATGCCACATGTCGACGGCCTCGCCGGCTCTCGTCTGTTGAAGGAATCGCCGCGGACACGCGACATCCCCATCATCTTCCTTAGCTCTGCGGGTGCACAGGATGAGCGTCTGGAGGGGCTGCTGCACGGCGCTGTCGACTACGTACTCAAACCATGCCTGCCTGCCGAGGTGCTGGCGCGCGTGCGCATCCATCTGCGGCGGGCACCGCGTACCGTCGTGCCCGAACCATCTACGCCGCCGGCACTGCTCTCACCGGACGAGGTGATCCTGCGCGCGGCGATGCGCTTCATTGGCGCGAACCTCGCCAAGCTGCCGTCATTGGCCGAGATCGCGCATAAAGTGGGAACCCACGACAAGAAGCTCTCGGCCATTTTCCGCCAATACCTGGGTATGACGGTGTTCGCCTGGATCAGGGACGAGCGGCTGCGTCGTGGACGGGAGCTGTTGGCCGATTCGCGTATGAGCATGCAGGACGTCGCCGAGCAGGTCGGATTCCGCAGCGCCTGCAATTTCACCACGGCTTTCCGTGAGCGCATGGGGGTTACGCCGAGTGCCTTCCGGCAACGCCAGCGAGAGCGCAGCGTAGATACAGCCGATTGA
- a CDS encoding YDG domain-containing protein, translating into MNHIYRLCWNRSLSQWVPASELAHTTQVGGGSRKRSVTGQRSMALSLLAMSLSMAGLAHAGAAPTGGQIVSGSGQIQQVGHVTTIRQDSSTLMLNWQSFNVGSDQTVDFLQPGSSAIAINRIFSNTPSEIDGHLNANGQVWLINPNGVLFGQSAQVNVGSLVASTLDFDDSTLDTNNRSFSGSGKGSIVNRGTITAANSGYVALLGNQVSNQGTITAQLGTVALAGGSAVTLTFTGSQLVHVQVDQSTLDNLAENRQLIVADGGRVIMTAGAKDALLASAVNNTGVVQAQTVQNHGGTITLLGGMTAGQVNVGGTLDASAPNGGSGGSIETSAANFNLANDAHITAAAPHGQAGTWLVDPTDLIISSTDATTISNTLQGGTSVTEQTTANTVTGVGTQSAGLGDITLAAGAQVSWSNPASTLALEAYNGINVNGQISGSGKVFMQATGTSGGGITIGSGGSIQGGAGVTLVTATKFVNNGSSTAVSTGTSVPWLIYSVDPTEDTTGGLTPNFIQYNAPYQTAPAASGNGFLYSGVAPTLTVTGLSGSVSKSYDGTTNATLSASNLTDSGLINGDTIASATGTYQSANAGSNIGVTTPGTIGGYAITTSAGIPVYGYSLSGTASANIGTINQAVLTATIVGDPTKVYDGTTTATLSSSNYQLTGFATGQGATVNQPSSVAYAGADAGSQQVNATFTITNFVAGSGTNLSNYVLPTSASGMGAITPAPVLLSGLLANNKVYDGTATDVLNLSNVGIYGVISGDSSDVTLSTAGGTGTFASTNAGNNIAVSISGFTLTGSKASDYELIDPTNLTANITQKALTINGVTATDKVYDGTTSDTLNVGSATLDGVVGGDNVTLLTSSATGNFSQSDVGSDLAVTASGLSLAGSAASNYTLTEPTGLTASITPRPLTVSFNGSPAKTYDGTDAATLTQNDFSVTGFVGTQSVTVSQSPAIYASSNAGTNIGVTATLQPSDFTAGSGTSLSNYSFNSIVTGTGTINPAPLVVSIVNNPTKVYDTNTNATLGAGNYTLSGLIGGDSISLTNTPTTGIYASANAGIEGVTTTLNSSNYSATGSTLLSNYVLPTLASGFGTITPAALGISITASLNQPVTKVYDGTNTYLLNATSGSGTTYTQEFNLTGFQGSDSAYVDANITGYFASKNVGSNQPFQVTLNASDFTFTSGSASNYTFPTYVFTTGSITPAPLTVSLVGNLNKVYDGTTVAQLTSSNFQVSGFVSGEGATITPTTSFNYTTANAGSNIAINGTLTANNYTANSGTLLSNYTLASSASGLGNIAQAPLYITGVYATNKVYDTTTNDTLNVASDGLAGLVASDVGNVTLTSSTSGTFAQSNVGTGIGVTANGFSISGSAASNYSLQPITGLTANITPAQLTLSGVTAADKIYDGTTDDTLNTGSAALQGVLGSDSVTVNVSGAAGTFSTANVGNNLAVSTSGFTLGGAQAGNYTLAQPGGLTADITPAQLTAVITGSPTKVYDGTDSATLTASDYTLTGFVNGQGASIPQSATANYVTPNAGTGLGVQSTLVVSDFVANAGTLLSNYILPTSATGNNGVITPYVLNLSGTRVYDAGTDALGNLFGTVTGLNGDTFTLSGQGSTSSKNVGTYTGTGATSGSQPFNLGSLALTAAGSSGSGTDLASNYTLVGGADAFVITPAVLTITGTTVNTKTYDGTTTATLGGTQTLQGVLSGDNVTVANDVGNFSSPNAGTNIPVSSAITLGGTDASNYILTEPTGLSGTITQAVINLAGTRQYDATNNANASAFGSNGVISTGVDGQTLTVTGAGAVSSSDVNTYTQTGGTFNLGSLVLANGSGLASNYTLGTSNTFTITPYVINLSGTRQYDTTTNADANLFGNSGTITGVGGETLTLSGVGGVSSKNVGTYNGTGSSTGSQGFNLDTLQLNSGTGTASNYTLIGGADQLTITKAPLTITGTTVDPKTYDGTTTATLGGTQQLQGVLGSDNITIADDVGNFASPNAGTNIAVSSAITLGGTDAGNYTLTQPTGLTGTINQAVINLSGTRQYDGNIDATATAFGSNGVINTGVAGQTLTLSGAGTVTSANVGSYTGANFNTGTIALNNGTGLASNYTLVGGTDTFAITPYVLNLIGTRVYDTTTGANASLFGNDGVLTGVNGETVNLSGSGVLNGKDTGTQSFANLGTLSLASGTGSASNYTLAGGTDQVTVTPYVLNLSGSRAYDGTTGANAALFGAGGVLTGLNGETLALSGSGTVSSANASVNPYTGTGATNGSQGFNLNTLQLGDGSGLASDYTLIGGTDSLTINQAVINLSGTRQYNGGNTANASAFGNNGVISTGVNGETLTVTGSGLVTGTNVGNYTGGNFNDGTLALTNGSGSASNYTLVGGSDALAITPYVLSLTGTRVYDTTTGANASLFGNGGILTGVHGETLTLSGAGVLSTKNVGLQQSFAANGLTGFTLTGNGSALASNYTLTGGTDWVTITPYVLNLGGSRAYDGTTGANASLFGNGGVLTGLNGETLTLSGSGTVSSANASANPYAGIGSSTGTQGFNLNTLQLGDGTGLSANYTLIGGTDALTINQAVINLSGTRQYDGGVGASANAFGNNGVISTGVNGETLTLTGSGSVTSANVGNYTGGNFNDGTLALTNGSGSASNYTLIGGIDSLTINQAVINLSGTRQYDGGVDAGASAFGNNGVISTGVNGETLTLTGSGTVTGANVGGYSGSNFNTSTLALGNGSGSAGNYTLVGGSDTLAITPYVLSLTGTRVYDGTTGANASLLGNNGELTGVNGQTLTLSGTGVLSNKNVGQQLPFASSGLNGFTLTGNGLTLAGNYTLTGGTDWVTITPLAINVSATGENKIYDGNTTAGVTFASHGVLPGDTVNFSDGAANFSSPNAGSNVSIAVSGITASGADAGDYTFNTTATTSATISPYVLSLTGTRVYDGSTDANAGLFGNNGVLTGVNGETVALSGSGVLTSKNVGTQLAFANTGSLVLSDGTGLASNYTLAGGTDWVTITPLSIVVDATGTNRSYNGQVGDVVSLTAEGVVPGDQLSFTDSSANFASPFVGNGKTVTVSGITAIGTDAADYVITDPITITTADITSAGFVGSGVQSSWIAQMQGGLQSTPIATPYGSTDMDTVGVYTGNQQLRHQPIERNRARVDFHSGLALQMQNGGVRLPSDASP; encoded by the coding sequence ATGAACCACATCTACAGGTTGTGCTGGAACCGCTCCCTTTCCCAATGGGTGCCGGCCTCAGAACTGGCGCACACCACGCAAGTGGGTGGTGGCTCGCGCAAGCGCAGTGTGACGGGCCAGCGCAGCATGGCGCTCTCGCTGCTAGCCATGTCGCTGAGCATGGCCGGACTTGCACATGCAGGCGCTGCACCGACGGGTGGCCAAATCGTGTCGGGCTCCGGCCAGATCCAGCAGGTAGGTCATGTCACCACGATCCGGCAGGACAGTTCGACGCTGATGCTGAACTGGCAGAGCTTCAACGTTGGATCCGATCAGACGGTGGATTTCTTGCAGCCGGGCAGCAGTGCGATTGCCATCAATCGCATCTTCAGCAATACGCCCAGCGAGATCGATGGACATCTCAATGCCAACGGTCAGGTATGGCTGATTAATCCGAACGGCGTATTGTTCGGTCAGAGTGCGCAAGTGAATGTCGGCAGCCTGGTGGCGTCGACGCTTGATTTTGATGACAGCACGCTCGACACCAACAATCGCAGCTTCAGCGGATCGGGCAAAGGCAGCATCGTCAATCGCGGAACTATCACCGCGGCCAATAGCGGCTATGTCGCCTTGCTCGGCAACCAGGTTTCCAACCAGGGCACCATCACCGCACAGCTCGGTACGGTGGCGCTGGCCGGCGGTAGTGCCGTCACGCTTACCTTCACCGGCAGCCAGCTCGTGCATGTGCAAGTGGATCAGAGCACGCTCGACAATCTGGCTGAAAACCGTCAGTTGATCGTCGCCGACGGTGGTCGCGTGATCATGACCGCCGGAGCCAAGGATGCTTTGCTTGCCAGTGCGGTGAACAACACCGGTGTGGTGCAGGCGCAGACGGTGCAGAACCACGGCGGTACGATCACGCTGTTAGGTGGCATGACGGCGGGGCAGGTGAACGTGGGCGGCACGCTGGATGCGAGCGCACCGAACGGCGGCAGCGGTGGCTCCATCGAAACTTCCGCCGCCAATTTCAATCTGGCGAACGATGCACATATTACCGCCGCCGCACCGCACGGGCAGGCGGGTACGTGGCTGGTCGATCCGACTGATCTCATCATCAGCAGCACCGATGCCACCACGATTTCCAACACGCTTCAGGGCGGTACCAGCGTTACCGAGCAGACCACGGCGAACACCGTAACCGGCGTCGGCACGCAAAGCGCTGGCCTGGGTGACATCACCCTGGCTGCGGGTGCGCAGGTGAGCTGGAGCAACCCGGCTAGCACGCTGGCGTTGGAGGCTTACAACGGCATCAACGTGAACGGGCAGATCAGTGGTTCCGGCAAGGTGTTTATGCAAGCCACAGGCACCAGTGGTGGTGGTATCACCATCGGCTCGGGTGGCTCGATCCAGGGCGGTGCTGGCGTCACGTTGGTGACGGCGACCAAGTTCGTCAATAACGGCAGCAGCACCGCCGTAAGTACTGGCACCTCGGTGCCGTGGCTCATCTATTCAGTCGATCCGACCGAAGACACCACCGGCGGCCTTACGCCGAATTTCATTCAGTACAATGCGCCGTATCAGACCGCGCCCGCGGCATCGGGCAATGGCTTTCTCTACAGTGGCGTGGCGCCCACACTCACGGTGACGGGCCTGAGTGGCAGCGTATCGAAAAGCTATGACGGCACCACCAACGCTACGCTCAGTGCATCGAATCTCACCGACAGCGGGCTGATCAACGGCGACACCATCGCTTCGGCAACGGGCACGTACCAGTCGGCCAACGCCGGCTCGAACATTGGCGTGACCACACCCGGCACCATCGGCGGTTATGCCATCACCACCTCCGCCGGCATTCCTGTCTATGGCTACAGTCTGTCCGGCACAGCCAGCGCAAATATCGGCACGATCAACCAGGCGGTATTGACGGCGACGATCGTCGGCGATCCTACCAAGGTCTACGACGGCACCACCACGGCGACGCTGAGTTCCTCCAACTACCAGCTCACAGGTTTCGCCACGGGACAGGGCGCCACGGTAAACCAGCCCAGCTCTGTCGCTTATGCCGGCGCGGATGCCGGCTCGCAGCAGGTGAACGCGACGTTCACCATCACCAACTTCGTTGCCGGCTCCGGCACCAATCTTTCCAATTACGTGCTACCCACCTCTGCCAGCGGCATGGGCGCGATCACGCCGGCACCGGTACTGCTCAGCGGCCTGCTGGCCAATAACAAGGTCTACGACGGCACCGCCACGGATGTGCTGAACCTCAGCAACGTTGGCATCTACGGCGTGATCTCGGGGGATTCCAGCGACGTCACGCTGAGCACCGCGGGTGGCACTGGCACCTTCGCCAGCACCAATGCTGGCAACAATATCGCGGTCAGCATCAGCGGCTTCACGCTTACCGGCAGCAAGGCTAGTGATTACGAGCTGATTGATCCGACCAATCTCACCGCGAACATCACGCAGAAAGCGCTGACCATCAACGGCGTGACGGCAACTGACAAAGTGTACGACGGCACCACCTCCGATACCTTGAACGTCGGCAGCGCCACGCTCGATGGCGTGGTAGGCGGTGATAACGTTACATTGCTGACCAGTTCGGCCACCGGCAATTTCAGCCAGTCTGATGTGGGCAGCGATCTGGCCGTGACGGCGAGCGGCTTGAGTCTTGCCGGTTCGGCAGCAAGCAATTACACGCTGACAGAACCGACGGGTCTTACGGCCAGTATCACGCCACGGCCGTTGACCGTTTCGTTCAACGGCAGCCCTGCGAAGACCTATGACGGCACCGATGCGGCCACGTTGACGCAAAACGATTTCAGCGTTACCGGCTTTGTGGGCACCCAGAGCGTCACGGTTTCGCAGAGTCCAGCGATTTATGCCTCGTCCAACGCCGGCACCAACATCGGCGTGACGGCCACCTTGCAGCCATCGGATTTCACGGCCGGCTCGGGTACGTCGTTGTCCAACTACAGCTTTAACAGCATCGTGACAGGTACGGGCACGATCAATCCGGCGCCGCTGGTTGTTTCGATTGTCAACAATCCGACCAAGGTCTACGACACCAATACCAATGCCACGCTCGGAGCCGGCAATTACACCTTGTCCGGCCTGATTGGCGGCGACAGCATCTCGCTGACCAATACGCCGACCACGGGCATCTACGCTTCGGCCAACGCGGGTATCGAGGGCGTAACTACCACGCTCAATAGCAGCAACTACAGCGCGACCGGCAGCACGCTGTTATCGAACTACGTGCTGCCGACGCTGGCCAGTGGCTTCGGCACCATTACCCCGGCGGCGCTCGGCATAAGCATCACCGCCAGCCTCAATCAGCCAGTCACGAAGGTGTATGACGGCACGAACACCTACTTGCTCAATGCCACGAGCGGTAGCGGGACCACTTATACGCAGGAGTTCAACCTGACTGGTTTTCAGGGCAGCGACAGTGCCTATGTCGATGCCAACATCACTGGTTACTTCGCGAGCAAGAACGTCGGCAGCAACCAGCCCTTCCAGGTCACGCTGAACGCTTCGGATTTCACCTTCACCAGTGGCAGCGCAAGTAATTACACCTTCCCCACCTATGTGTTCACCACCGGCAGCATCACGCCCGCGCCGCTGACGGTAAGCCTGGTTGGCAATCTCAACAAGGTGTATGACGGCACCACGGTTGCACAGCTCACCTCGTCCAATTTCCAGGTCAGCGGTTTTGTCAGTGGCGAAGGCGCAACGATCACGCCAACGACGTCGTTCAACTACACCACCGCCAACGCCGGCAGCAACATAGCGATCAACGGTACGCTGACGGCCAACAACTACACCGCCAACAGCGGCACGCTGCTGTCCAACTACACGTTGGCGAGCAGCGCTTCGGGACTGGGCAACATCGCGCAGGCGCCGCTCTACATAACGGGCGTGTACGCTACTAACAAGGTCTACGACACCACCACCAATGACACGCTCAACGTCGCTTCCGACGGCCTGGCGGGATTGGTGGCTTCCGACGTAGGCAATGTCACGCTGACCAGCTCCACCTCGGGTACGTTTGCGCAATCCAATGTCGGCACTGGCATTGGGGTCACGGCGAATGGTTTCTCCATTTCCGGTAGCGCCGCGTCCAACTACAGCCTGCAGCCAATCACCGGCCTGACCGCCAATATCACGCCCGCGCAGCTCACCCTCAGCGGTGTCACCGCCGCCGACAAGATTTACGACGGCACCACCGACGATACGCTCAATACTGGCAGCGCCGCGCTGCAGGGTGTGCTCGGCAGCGACAGCGTGACGGTGAATGTGAGTGGCGCCGCTGGCACGTTCAGTACTGCTAACGTTGGCAACAACCTCGCGGTCAGCACCAGCGGCTTCACTTTGGGTGGCGCGCAGGCGGGCAACTACACACTGGCTCAACCCGGTGGACTTACGGCGGACATCACGCCCGCGCAACTCACTGCAGTGATCACTGGCAGCCCGACCAAGGTGTACGACGGCACCGATTCGGCCACGCTCACTGCGTCCGATTACACCTTGACGGGTTTCGTCAACGGGCAGGGGGCCTCGATTCCGCAGTCAGCTACTGCCAATTACGTGACGCCCAATGCCGGCACCGGCCTGGGAGTGCAGTCGACCTTGGTGGTTTCGGACTTCGTGGCCAATGCCGGCACGCTGTTGTCCAACTACATCCTGCCGACGTCCGCGACCGGCAATAACGGCGTGATTACGCCGTACGTGCTCAACCTCAGCGGCACGCGCGTGTACGATGCCGGCACGGATGCGCTGGGCAATCTGTTCGGTACAGTGACCGGCCTCAACGGTGACACGTTTACTTTGAGTGGACAGGGCTCGACGTCGAGCAAGAACGTCGGCACGTACACCGGCACCGGCGCGACCTCGGGCTCGCAGCCGTTCAATCTCGGTTCGTTGGCCCTGACTGCCGCCGGCAGCAGCGGCTCAGGTACGGACCTCGCCAGCAACTACACGTTGGTCGGCGGCGCGGATGCGTTTGTGATCACGCCGGCGGTGCTGACCATCACCGGCACCACGGTCAACACCAAGACCTATGACGGCACCACCACGGCGACTTTGGGCGGCACGCAGACGCTGCAAGGTGTGCTCAGCGGTGACAACGTCACCGTCGCCAATGACGTCGGCAACTTCAGCTCGCCGAATGCCGGCACCAACATTCCGGTTAGCTCCGCCATCACGCTAGGCGGCACCGATGCCAGCAATTACATCCTCACCGAGCCGACCGGGCTCTCCGGCACCATCACCCAGGCGGTGATCAACCTCGCCGGTACGCGCCAGTACGATGCGACCAACAATGCCAATGCGAGTGCTTTCGGCAGCAACGGTGTGATCAGCACGGGCGTGGATGGTCAAACGCTGACGGTGACAGGTGCGGGCGCGGTGTCGAGCTCGGATGTGAACACCTACACGCAGACCGGCGGCACGTTCAATCTTGGCTCACTGGTCTTGGCCAATGGCTCTGGCCTGGCCAGCAACTACACGCTGGGTACTAGCAACACGTTCACGATCACGCCCTATGTGATCAATCTCTCCGGCACGCGCCAATACGACACGACCACCAACGCCGACGCGAACCTGTTCGGCAACAGCGGCACGATCACTGGCGTGGGCGGCGAAACGCTCACGCTGAGCGGCGTGGGTGGGGTATCAAGCAAGAATGTAGGCACTTACAACGGTACTGGCTCGAGCACCGGCTCGCAGGGGTTCAACCTCGACACGCTGCAATTGAACAGCGGCACTGGCACTGCCAGCAACTACACGCTGATCGGTGGCGCGGACCAGTTGACCATTACCAAGGCGCCGTTGACCATCACCGGCACCACGGTCGACCCCAAGACCTATGACGGCACCACCACGGCGACTCTGGGCGGCACGCAGCAGTTGCAAGGTGTGTTGGGCAGCGACAACATCACCATCGCCGACGACGTCGGCAACTTTGCTTCGCCGAATGCGGGCACGAACATCGCCGTCAGCTCCGCCATCACGCTGGGCGGCACCGACGCGGGCAATTACACGCTCACGCAGCCGACCGGCCTCACCGGCACCATCAACCAGGCGGTGATCAACCTCAGTGGCACGCGCCAGTACGACGGCAACATCGATGCCACCGCCACGGCTTTCGGCAGCAACGGCGTGATCAACACCGGCGTAGCTGGCCAAACGCTTACGCTGAGCGGCGCGGGTACGGTGACGAGTGCAAACGTGGGCAGCTACACCGGTGCGAACTTCAACACCGGCACGATTGCGCTGAACAACGGCACAGGCCTGGCCAGCAACTACACGCTCGTCGGCGGCACCGATACGTTTGCCATCACGCCCTATGTGCTCAACCTGATCGGCACTCGGGTGTACGACACTACCACCGGTGCCAATGCGAGTCTGTTCGGTAACGACGGTGTGCTCACCGGCGTCAATGGCGAAACGGTGAATCTCAGCGGCTCGGGCGTGCTTAACGGCAAGGACACGGGTACGCAATCGTTCGCCAACCTGGGCACGCTGAGCTTGGCCAGCGGCACGGGTTCAGCCAGCAACTACACGCTGGCCGGCGGCACGGATCAGGTGACCGTTACGCCTTATGTGCTCAACCTCAGCGGCTCGCGTGCGTACGACGGCACCACTGGAGCCAATGCCGCACTGTTCGGCGCGGGCGGCGTACTCACCGGCCTGAATGGTGAAACGCTCGCGCTGAGCGGCTCGGGCACGGTATCGAGCGCGAATGCGAGCGTGAACCCCTACACCGGCACTGGCGCGACCAACGGCTCGCAGGGCTTCAATCTCAACACGCTGCAATTGGGCGACGGCAGCGGCCTTGCCAGCGACTACACGCTGATCGGCGGTACGGACTCGCTGACGATCAACCAGGCCGTGATCAACCTCAGTGGCACGCGTCAGTACAACGGCGGTAACACTGCGAATGCCAGTGCGTTCGGCAACAACGGCGTGATCAGCACCGGCGTGAACGGCGAAACGCTCACGGTGACCGGCTCGGGCTTGGTGACGGGCACGAACGTGGGTAACTACACGGGGGGTAACTTCAACGATGGCACGCTGGCCTTGACCAATGGCTCGGGCTCGGCCAGCAACTACACGCTGGTTGGAGGCAGCGATGCCTTGGCGATCACACCGTACGTGCTTAGCCTCACCGGCACGCGCGTGTACGACACTACCACCGGTGCCAATGCAAGCCTGTTCGGCAACGGCGGCATACTCACCGGTGTGCATGGCGAAACACTTACGCTGAGCGGCGCTGGCGTCCTGTCCACCAAAAATGTAGGCCTGCAGCAGTCCTTCGCCGCCAACGGCCTGACGGGTTTTACGCTCACCGGCAATGGTTCGGCACTGGCCAGCAACTACACGCTGACAGGCGGCACGGATTGGGTGACGATCACCCCCTACGTGCTCAACCTCGGTGGCTCGCGCGCGTACGACGGCACCACGGGCGCCAACGCAAGCCTGTTCGGCAACGGCGGCGTACTGACCGGCTTGAACGGCGAAACGCTCACGCTGAGCGGCTCGGGTACGGTGTCGAGCGCGAATGCGAGCGCGAACCCCTATGCCGGTATCGGCTCAAGTACGGGCACGCAGGGGTTCAACCTCAACACGTTGCAATTGGGGGATGGCACCGGCCTGTCCGCCAACTACACGCTGATCGGCGGCACTGACGCGCTGACGATCAACCAGGCCGTGATCAACCTCAGCGGTACACGCCAGTACGACGGCGGTGTGGGTGCCAGCGCCAATGCCTTCGGCAACAATGGCGTGATCAGCACTGGCGTGAACGGCGAAACGCTGACGCTGACCGGCTCGGGCTCGGTGACGAGCGCCAACGTGGGTAACTACACGGGGGGCAACTTCAATGATGGCACGCTGGCGCTGACCAATGGCTCGGGCTCTGCCAGCAACTACACGCTGATCGGCGGCATCGACTCACTGACGATCAATCAGGCCGTGATCAACCTCAGCGGTACGCGCCAGTACGACGGTGGCGTCGATGCCGGCGCGAGTGCCTTTGGCAACAACGGCGTGATCAGCACCGGTGTGAACGGCGAAACGCTCACGCTGACAGGCTCGGGCACGGTGACAGGCGCCAATGTAGGTGGCTACTCGGGATCTAACTTCAACACCAGCACGCTGGCTCTGGGCAATGGCTCGGGCTCGGCCGGCAATTACACGCTGGTCGGTGGCAGCGATACCTTGGCGATCACACCGTATGTGCTTAGCCTCACCGGCACGCGTGTTTACGACGGCACCACCGGCGCCAATGCCAGTCTGCTCGGCAACAACGGCGAACTGACCGGCGTGAATGGCCAGACGCTTACGCTGAGCGGTACTGGCGTGCTGTCCAACAAGAATGTCGGTCAACAGCTGCCCTTCGCCAGCAGCGGCTTGAATGGCTTCACGCTCACTGGCAATGGTTTGACGCTGGCAGGCAACTACACGCTGACGGGCGGCACAGATTGGGTCACCATCACGCCTCTCGCTATCAACGTCAGCGCCACCGGCGAGAACAAGATCTACGACGGCAACACCACCGCCGGCGTGACGTTTGCAAGCCATGGCGTACTGCCGGGCGACACGGTGAACTTCAGCGATGGCGCGGCCAACTTCAGTTCGCCCAATGCTGGCAGTAACGTGTCGATCGCTGTCTCCGGCATTACCGCATCCGGTGCCGATGCCGGCGACTACACCTTCAACACGACGGCCACCACCAGCGCAACGATCAGCCCGTACGTGCTCAGTCTCACCGGTACGCGCGTCTATGACGGCAGCACCGATGCGAACGCGGGCCTGTTCGGCAACAACGGCGTGCTGACCGGCGTCAATGGCGAAACAGTGGCGCTCAGTGGCTCGGGCGTGCTTACCAGCAAGAACGTGGGCACGCAGCTTGCGTTCGCCAATACCGGCTCGCTGGTGCTGAGCGACGGTACCGGCTTGGCCAGCAACTACACGCTGGCCGGCGGCACCGACTGGGTGACTATCACGCCACTGTCGATCGTGGTCGACGCTACCGGTACCAACCGTTCGTACAACGGGCAGGTGGGGGATGTGGTTTCGCTCACGGCCGAGGGTGTCGTGCCGGGAGATCAGTTGAGCTTTACAGATAGCTCGGCCAACTTCGCCAGTCCCTTTGTTGGGAACGGCAAAACCGTCACGGTCAGCGGCATTACGGCGATCGGCACGGATGCGGCCGATTATGTGATCACCGACCCGATCACCATCACCACGGCCGACATCACCAGTGCGGGCTTCGTCGGCAGCGGTGTGCAGAGTAGCTGGATCGCACAAATGCAGGGCGGCTTGCAATCGACGCCGATTGCGACGCCGTACGGTTCGACCGATATGGATACGGTCGGCGTCTATACCGGCAACCAGCAGTTGCGCCATCAACCGATTGAACGTAACCGCGCGCGCGTCGACTTCCATTCCGGCCTCGCCTTGCAAATGCAGAACGGCGGCGTGCGTCTGCCCTCGGATGCCTCGCCGTGA